The following DNA comes from Lates calcarifer isolate ASB-BC8 linkage group LG2, TLL_Latcal_v3, whole genome shotgun sequence.
TATCTATGCTTTTATCTCCTCCAGACTTGATTATTGGCGTTGTTCTTTACATTGCATTGGTATAAGTAGGTGAAATATCCAAAGATTACAGCTGTCGCATAATGCTGCTGCCAGGCTTTTAGCACATTCAAAGAGAAGTGACCACACATCAGTGCTTGCTGCCCTTCACTGGTTACCTGAATTGATTTTACTGCTTGTGTTTAAAATTTGAATGGTCAGACTCTAGCTTATCTGTGATCTGCTAACTCCCCATGAGTTTGATCGCTGCTTGAGATTCTCTGGCAATTCTCTGGCAACAAATCCGAAATTTCCACTTGTCACTAAAGATGACATGGCCTTTGCTGTCTGGGCCCTCAGCTGTCAAACAAATTCAATGTCTTCTTTTAAAGCTTTCTTAAAACTAAATTTTATCTTATTACAATTGCAGACTTTCTCTCCTTGAGGGCATTCATGGAGTTGTACTCGATTGTATGCACAGAACATGGCTCACACCTCCACAAACCTGACAAAACATGATTGTGGAAGTGATTGTTTGAAAATTCTCTCACACTATTATTTTAGAGTGCTCCTGATCTTTACATATTCTGTGCAATTTTAGACACATTTGCATTCATCTTTTCCCCTCCAGCTGAAGCCTAAGCTTTTGCCGTTGTTACCTACATGTTTTCATCAATTTGGAATGGCAAACAACCACCTCTATCAAGGTATTCAGGTATACTGATACAAGAAATTAATGGTTCAAGAGTTCTCAGGGCATCATATGCTATAGTGTTAGTATTTACAGTGGCATTCATGTATAAGGACAATTGTTGCTCTTCAAAACTACAtgaaaaattaatcaaatttcAAAAACAATTTTAGAGCATCCTCTAGCCTGGTGATTCCCATACTTCAACGTTTCTGCAGAGTACACACTATCTCTTTGTATATGTGAGTTGTAATACTAACAAGCTGGGTTCAATAGAAGTGTGCTTGCTACTGGCACAGTCGCATCCGTCTCAGCAACATCAGGAGGTCTCGGCGAAATACCTTTGTAAGGATAACATAACAAAATGGGTGTGCACAAGAGTTGAGAGGATAGAAAAGCACCAGCAGCACCTGTGGGGGAAGACAAAGATCAGCCTTTATGTTACACACattaaaagacatttaaaaaatctagATAAAGAGGAAGTCACACCTTGGAATTTGTGACAGTCATCAGTGGTTGGTGGAAAGCTGCAGACAAGCCGTAGAAGCAAATGGGAACCAGACACAGAAAGCTGGTGAAAATGAGAACAGCCATGCGTTTGGCCATGCTGGTATTACATCTGCTGGACTGGTGCTGGGGATTGTGCATCATACAGTAGATGTGAAGGTAACATAAGCATACCACCATAAAAGCAACAACATTAATCATCAGGACAGAGACCACATAGGTCTGGGCAGCAGTTGTCTCAGTGTCCATGGGTAAGCAGATGCTTACTTTCTGGTAACTGCTGACACCaagcagtggcagcagtgcaaGAATCACACATAGAAACCAGCCGACCAGCATCAGCACAGCTGCATGGCGTAACCTAATTTTTCTGTCAGGCCTCATTGCATAGAAGATAGCATGCCAGCGCTGAAGGCTGATTAAAGTTAATGTGTACACAGATAGCTCACTGGCAAATACTGATAATGTACCTGCTAGATTGCAACCACCCCCTGTTTGCCAGGCAATAGCATAATGGTAATAATGGGAACGTGTGTAGAGGTCAACAGATGCAATGAACAGTAAGTATATCCCCATACAGAGGTCTGCAAATGCCAGGTGACCCATGAGGAAACGGGTCACGGACAACTTCTGCCGGCTGGTCAGCAGGATGAACATCACCAGGAGGTTGGCTGATATGGCTAACAGACTAACCACCCAGACTAACACCCTCAAGAAGCCTTTACTCATCACATCCTCACATGGATTCAGGGCATCAGGCAGGGGGGTGCACAAGGGTTCATGATTATCTGTGTGAAGTTCATTACACAGTGCAAAGTCAAAACCCTCACTGAGATCCTCTGTAGGTAAATCCACATAAAACAGACCCTCAATTTCAGACTGTTCAGATGGATAAATAGGGCCACTGGAGTAATGATTGTGATTTGTAGTGCCAGCAGTTGGACGACCAAAGCTGTCCTTCAGATGTTTGTGTCCCGGATGCCCCTTAGAGAGAGCTGAAGAGGATTCCTGCCGTTTCCCCAAAGCAATCCGGGTCAGGTTGCAAATAACTGCCTCAGAGTGTCTTTAACACAGATAATAAGGATAATTGATCAGAGAATGAACTACTACTCAGTCTTATGGTGGCCAAGATCAAAAACTAACAATTAGGGGAAAAAGGCCCTTGATCACTTGTAGTCACTGTTAACAAGGTGTCAGTCCtcagaccttcatcatcatgaaTATATAAAGAGAGCCTATGAAGGTGAGGTCAACAAACTCCTCTAATTGTAAACAAGCATAATATAtttacaaatattaaatatgcaGATACAGAGTATACATAGTATATAGATAGCATAAAGGATTTTCACATCCAAATATATCAATAAATAGACAGTTTCATTAGAACATTAGAACAGAACATTATTTCAAAACAGCAGAATTTTGATAATATTATGATGTTATTTTCTAATATAGACTGAAAAAGGGTAagaacaggtaaaaaaaaaaaaaaaaaatctcattatgGAAAAAGAATAACTGAATCTCATAATAATCACCATAGTCAGagtagtcttttttttcccccaaggGTGGCAAAGCAAAGGCAGGACCCACCCTACTCTGCCTCTGACAAACTTATCCTGATATTCTTACCCCAGCCCTAACCAATCATCTATCCTCATGCCCAAACCTAACTAACCCAACCAACAAGTACtagccaatcagaggcagagTAGGGCAGGTCAGGCTTTCACCATCCTATGAAAAAATTTGGTTTGCAGCATACTCCACTACATGGCGCGCATCAGAGGGGTTTAGAAATGGACACCACCACTGGTagtttctctcttctttctttcccatGTTGTCCATAAGCTGGCACCTTGTCTGCAATGCTGCATGTCTTGAACAGTGTTCTGCTGTCATGTGTGTAGTGGTTTTgccacagctctgctctttGCTGAGTCATGATGAAGAAGGATCTCAGAGTAGTGCTCTTGCTTGAGATCACTGCTGGCAAAGACCATGACTTTTCAAGATCCAACTTGGAGGATACAGCATCTCTGGATCATGGAGCAGGTAAGGGCTCCATGACGGCAGTTGAAGTAGTGAGCCTGTTAAGCTTTTTTGTACCTATCCTCTTCTCGGCAGGCTATGAAAATTTTCCATGTAGTTAGTTAGCTTCTTGCATGCCCACATGCCAGCCAGACTTAACTTTTTTATCTGGGTGTAGCGTGTATTTGCCTCTGAGAGGAATCCACAACTACTTGCATCAGCTGACACAGCAGTGGACTTGTTCACATTGTAGTAAGGAAGTGCTGCTGCAGTTGTCAACAGCTCCTTTATGTGTTCAGAGGCTGTTTGTTGTGCATTCTTTGCattcttgtttttcaggagCTCATACAGCAGCTTGTTAAGTTAGGGAAGTATCTTCTGAGATAATACATTATTCCCAGTATCCTTTATAACTCCTTCATGTATGCAGGTGGTGACAGCTGGTGAATAACTTCCACTTTTGTCTGGGTCAGGCTGGATGCCAGACCAATCAATGAGATGCCCAAAGAACCATGGCTGACTCTGCTTGATGGAACACTATTCTCAGCTGAACTTCAAAACTGTCATCTCTATGCACTGTTTATCTTCTTTAGGCGGCTGTCATGCTCCTCCTCTAAGGCCCCATGGATGAGGATGTCATCCTTGAACACCTCCTGCAGGGTCTTCATCATTTACCTCTAAAAGATTTCAGGTGTGCCGCTTATTCTGTAGCCAGTTGAAAATGAATCTAccaaaaagtgaaatgaaactggTGAGCTTACAGCTGTCTGGATCTGGAAAAACCTACATCAAGTGGAGAAACGACTGATCAAGATGGGTACCATGGCCATGCACCAATCAGTGGGTTGCGTCACTTGCTCTATGATGCCATTTGTCTCCATCCTCAGAAGCTAATCCATTACCTTTAGCAGCATAGGGAGGAGTAAGCATTTAACTATGTGCACAGCATATGGTTGAGCATTGCCTAAACTGTATTCTCACAGAATCAAGCTCACCATATGCCTGTAGCTTTCCTCCAGTTGCACACATTTCATCTACTCTGCTCACAAGATCCAATTTAACAGACAGCAGCCTGCTGACTAAACTTTTCGCAGTGCGTACACAAACGACATGAGAAGTGAGGTGAGTCTTTCCTTGCTCTGGATTTGTCCTATGCACTGCAGCTCACCACCTGGGCTATCCAATGGAATATCTTCAGGCTCTAGTAGTCTTTTGGACCGCAAGTCTCCTCACAGTAGCTCCTGTGTCAATTTTAACTGGTGTGGAGCCCAGCAGTAACTTGACATTCCACTGCTTTGATGACCCATCTGCTTTACTCATCATAAAGACCATGGAGAGACTCATTTTGGATCAACTCTGGCCCACAGTCTGACCACTATAGGACTCCCTCCAGTTCCCCTACCAGCCCCGACTAGGAGTTAAGGACATCATCATCTGCTCAACCTTGTCTAAGCCCACTGGCACTGTGAAGGTCATGTATTTTGACTTCTCTGGTGCATCCAACACCATCAGACTGGCTGTGATGGATGAGAAACTGACAGGAGTGCAGGTGGATGCCCCCCTCTTCCTGGATTGTGGATTACCTGACTGGCAGACCACAGTATGTGTGGCTGCAGCACTGTATGTCAGACAGAATGATCATCAACACTGGGGCTCCTCAGGgaaccctcctctctccctttctcttcaCCCTCTACACCACAGGGTGGGTTCTGCTTTACTGTGTTGTGATATTACATGTCTAGGGAGGTGCATGTCAGGCTGCAGCATCGATTCCATGTATAAATTGACTGACTGGAATAACAGTGTAATACTTCTTGAATAGGATGCGTAAAAGGGGCTATTGCATGCTGATTtgcatcagctgcagcttctgtgAGACATCTTTTTTGAGTATTCGCTTGATATTCTCATCCCTGCTCTTATTGAAGTCACAGTGTTTCACAGTTAATACAAAGCTCTGATAAAAGTCTCAGCTTTCTTTCCCAGCCTCTGCACACGTATGTACAGCACAAAATGTTCATCTAGCTTTCCTAGTACTTTTCAAAGTTCTTTCTTTATTGTGATCATCATCAGTGAATGTAAGCAAGTGATATATGTTCTCTGACTTACTCTCCATGGCATATATTAAGGTGCTAACCTGCACAGCaccttcctctttgtctgaatctcacagagcactgtttccagtctggcCACTGTCCCTCCTCATCAAAGGAAAAATTTGTCAGGGGGTTAAACTTGGACATGACTCCTCTCATAGTCCGCATTTGGTAACTTCTGTTAACTTTTAATGAATTACGATCAGGAAGCACacaagcagcaacaacacaagAACACAGCAGTACCATATATCACATAGTAAATGTGCAAG
Coding sequences within:
- the LOC108877751 gene encoding LOW QUALITY PROTEIN: thyrotropin receptor-like (The sequence of the model RefSeq protein was modified relative to this genomic sequence to represent the inferred CDS: substituted 2 bases at 2 genomic stop codons); amino-acid sequence: MKADLNLLFFIFITVKVTLPLEYCSTDCHCDWNIHSVSCFGAEVMPVFHSSTQEVWLVGSKLSSIPQNAFANLNNISHIYISDDDTLRYLEKHSFHNLSRVTHIQLTGMKILSYIDQEAFKDLPNLRYLGITNTGLTSFPGLQYIQSSQEDFILEIVENAFIQVIPANSFSGISKNALTIMLNSNGVKEIQRYAFNGSRLEEVYLHRNVDLEQIDEFAFYGVIHGPTHLDLSETKVSSLPSRGMETIEKLQAKNTWALKALPPLRAFFHLQSAELTFPSHCCGLKLLKRWRGHSEAVICNLTRIALGKRQESSSALSKGHPGHKHLKDSFGRPTAGTTNHNHYSSGPIYPSEQSEIEGLFYVDLPTEDLSEGFDFALCNELHTDNHEPLCTPLPDALNPCEDVMSKGFLRVLVWVVSLLAISANLLVMFILLTSRQKLSVTRFLMGHLAFADLCMGIYLLFIASVDLYTRSHYYHYAIAWQTGGGCNLAGTLSVFASELSVYTLTLISLQRWHAIFYAMRPDRKIRLRHAAVLMLVGWFLCVILALLPLLGVSSYQKVSICLPMDTETTAAQTYVVSVLMINVVAFMVVCLCYLHIYCMMHNPQHQSSRCNTSMAKRMAVLIFTSFLCLVPICFYGLSAAFHQPLMTVTNSKVLLVLFYPLNSCAHPFCYVILTKVFRRDLLMLLRRMRLCQXQAHFYXTQLVSITTHIYKEIVCTLQKR